A genome region from Polyodon spathula isolate WHYD16114869_AA chromosome 19, ASM1765450v1, whole genome shotgun sequence includes the following:
- the LOC121295063 gene encoding chromodomain-helicase-DNA-binding protein 2-like — protein sequence MIKNKNKKHEEDGATQSNASSNSASEESNHSGSESGSQSESQHGREKGNDHASEFNSSSESESQSDSESESAGSKSQQNSSEVKDKPVSRKDRLADVKKMWEEHPDVYGVRRSNRSRQEPARLNFGAQGSSDSESESPKRRGVRQKKKENIWKDDGSNDDDDDDDDEEEVEEEDEEEEDASSAESEQEEKKVRSRRLTARRTQTKATVKKQKPQRKRKKQDSSDEDDDDDDDDTPKRQTRRQVAKNVSYKEDEDDFETDSDDLIEMAGEGAEEQQDDSETIEKVIDVRIGKKGATGASSTVYAVEANGDPCADFDPEKDEGEVQYLIKWKGWSYIHSTWESIESLTQQKVKGLKKQENFKKKNDEVKYWMSKASPEDIEYYNCQQELTTDLNKQYQIVERVIAMKTGKSSQGHSDFPSHSHKISSNEPEYLCKWMGLPYAECSWEDGAPIGKKFQHCIDSFHNRNNSKSIPFKDCKVLKQRPRFVTLKKQPAYVGGDNLELRDYQLDGLNWLAHSWCRCNSVILADEMGLGKTIQTISFASYLFHQHQLYGPFLVVVPLSTLTSWQREFETWAPDMNVVVYLGDVMSRNTIRDYEWVHPQTKRIKFNALLTTYEILLKDKAVLGSINWAFLAVDEAHRLKNDDSLLYKTLIDFRSNHRLLITGTPLQNSLKELWSLLHFLMPEKFEFWEDFEEEHGKGRDNGYQSLHKVLEPFLLRRVKKDVEKSLPAKVEQILRVEMSAQQKQYYKWILTRNYRALSKGTRGSTSGFLNIVMELKKCCNHSYLIKQQEENETQSRSEHLQNLIRSSGKLVLLDKLLTRLRERGNRVLIFSQMVRMLDIIAEYLVIKHYPFQRLDGSIKGEIRKQALDHFNAEGSEDFCFLLSTRAGGLGINLASADTVVIFDSDWNPQNDLQAQARAHRIGQKKQVNIYRLVTKGTVEEEIIERAKKKMVLDHLVIQRMDTTGRTVLDNGSGTSNSNPFNKEELTAILKFGAEDLFKEAEGEESEPQELDIDEILRLAETRESESSVSATDELLSQFKVANFSTMEESVPELEERHPRDWDDIIPEDQRRKIEEEEKQREMEDVYMLPRSRSSNKKAQANDSDSDVGSKLKQQRSSGSESETDDSDDDKKPKRKGRPRTRKNNVEGFTDAEIRRFIKAYKKFGAPLDRLEAIARDAELVDKSVADLKRLGELIHSSCVAAVQEHEEHLKENPNEVKGPGKRRGITIKISGVQVNAKSIIQHEEEFGPFHKAIPVDLEERKKFQLTCRVKASHFDVEWGIEDDAQLLLGVYEYGYGNWDLIKTDPDLTLGSKILPDDPQKKPQAKQLQSRVDYLIKLLKKELENKDLQGAETKVKRRKPRVKKENKAPKDEHGNDISSPRLSDNPSEEGEVKDDGTEKSPTKKKPKKKDNKENKEKQGAPKKDKDGEKEKKKSKLKKEKTKSASKGKKSQGPVHITAGSEPVPIGEEDDELDQETFSVCKERMRPVKKALKQLDKPDEGLSVQEQLQHTRTCLLKIGDRITECLKAYTDTEQVKTWRRNLWIFVSKFTEFDARKLHKLYKMAQKKRSQEEEKGHKKKEDPCGSKKPFLTEPSGSSRESMGSQTPQKPHLPLSHPTQHHRDNYSQPSKRHFNNADRGDWPRDRKYSYPGNSNQPWAGDRHHQYDQHRYKEHHYNDRRPHGEPYRSSNNYRSSGSPRKRQYDQYSNDREHRRSRDYYERHQDPKRRRVDDFRSQTYHQGGSHPQDFRRMPDHRSQMGNHSQGASEHHRTFHPEKPGNYKPPPLATPVLMDPRSPQSQKSPHDSRSPSRQVSGI from the exons ATGATTAAGAATAAGAACAAAAAACACGAAGAGGACGGCGCAACGCAAAGCAATGCATCAAG caATTCTGCTTCTGAAGAGTCGAACCACTCCGGTTCTGAGTCAGGGAGCCAGTCTGAGAGTCAGCATGGAAGAGAGAAAGGCAACGATCATGCCAGTGAATTCAACAGCAGCTCTGAATCTGAAAGTCAGTCTGATTCAGAATCTGAATCAGCAGGATCAAAATCCCAGCAAAATTCCTCAGAGGTCAAAGATAAACCAGTCAGCAGGAAGGATAGATTGGCAGATGTTAAGAAG atgtggGAAGAACATCCTGATGTTTATGGGGTCAGGCGGTCGAACCGGAGCAGACAAGAGCCTGCTCGTCTTAATTTTGGAGCTCAG GGCAGCAGTGACTCTGAAAGTGAAAGTCCAAAAAGAAGAGGAGTAAGACAAAAGAAGAAAGA AAATATCTGGAAAGATGATGGCtctaatgatgatgatgatgatgatgatgatgaagaggaggtggaggaggaggatgaggaggaggaggatgccAGCAGTGCAGAGAGTGAGCAGGAAGAGAAGAAAGTCAGATCACGACGACTTACAGCCAGAAG AACACAGACCAAAGccactgtcaaaaaacaaaaacctcagcGGAAACGGAAAAAACAAGACTCTTCAGACGaagatgatgatgacgatgatgacgaCACCCCCAAAAGACAAACAAGGCGTCAGGTTGCCAAAAATGTCAG TTACAAGGAGGACGAGGATGACTTTGAGACTGACTCCGACGACCTCATCGAAATGGCAGGGGAGGGAGCAGAAGAGCAGCAGGATGACAGTGAGACCATTGAAAAAGTGATAGATGTCAGGATTGGAAAAAAAGGAG CCACTGGTGCTTCAAGCACTGTGTATGCTGTAGAAGCCAACGGAGACCCCTGTGCAGACTTTGACCCGGAGAAGGATGAGGGGGAAGTTCAGTACCTTATAAAATGGAAAGGCTGGTCCTATATCCACAGCACCTGGGAGAGCATAGAGTCATTGACACAGCAGAAAGTGAAGGGGCTAAAGAAGCAggagaattttaagaaaaagaatgacGAAGTAAAATACTG GATGTCCAAAGCATCACCTGAAGACATAGAGTATTATAACTGCCAGCAAGAGCTGACCACTGACCTGAATAAGCAGTATCAGATTGTTGAGAGAGTGATAG CTATGAAGACAGGAAAGTCATCGCAAGGCCACTCTGACTTTCCCT CTCACAGTCACAAGATTTCCTCTAATGAGCCAGAATACCTGTGCAAATGGATGGGGCTTCCTTATGCTGAGTGTAGCTGGGAAGATGGAGCACCGATTGGAAAGAAATTTCAGCACTGTATAGACAGCTTCCATAACAGAAACAACTCTAAAAGCATCCCTTTCAAAGActgcaaa GTACTAAAACAGAGGCCAAGGTTTGTGACATTGAAGAAGCAGCCGGCATATGTAGGGGGAGACAATCTGGAGCTCAGAGATTACCAGTTAGATGGACTTAACTGGCTAGCGCATTCCTGGTGCAG GTGTAATAGTGTGATCTTGGCTGATGAAATGGGCTTGGGGAAGACTATTCAGACCATCTCCTTTGCATCCTACCTGTTCCATCAGCACCAGCTGTATGGGCCCTTCCTGGTAGTGGTGCCTCTCTCAACCCTCACTTCCTGGCAGAGGGAGTTTGAAACGTGGGCACCTGATATGAACGTGGTGGTGTACCTCGGGGATGTAATGAGCAGAAATACA aTTCGTGACTATGAATGGGTACATCCTCAGACGAAAAGAATTAAGTTCAACGCACTTTTAACTACATATGAAATCCTATTAAAAGACAAG GCAGTGCTGGGAAGTATAAACTGGGCCTTCCTTGCAGTGGACGAAGCTCATAGATTGAAGAATGATGACTCGCTGCTGTACAAGACCTTGATCGATTTCAGGTCAAACCACCGTCTGCTCATCACAGGGACACCCCTGCAGAACTCTCTCAAGGAACTGTGGTCACTGCTGCACTTTCTCATGCCAGAGAA aTTTGAGTTCTGGGAGGATTTTGAAGAGGAGCATGGGAAAGGTAGAGACAATGGCTATCAGAGCCTCCACAAAGTTCTGGAACCATTCCTCCTGCGCAGAGTTAAGAAGGATGTGGAGAAGTCCCTGCCTGCCAAAGTGGAACAGATTCTCAGGGTGGAGATGTCAGCACAACAGAAGCAGTATTACAA GTGGATTTTGACAAGGAATTACAGGGCTCTCTCCAAGGGGACAAGAGGAAGCACCTCCGGCTTCCTAAATATTGTCATGGAGTTAAAGAAATGCTGTAACCACAGTTACCTGATCAAACAACAGGAGGAGAATGAGACCCAAAGCCGGTCAGAACATTTACAG AACTTGATCCGAAGCAGTGGCAAGTTGGTCCTCCTGGACAAGCTCTTGACACGGTTGCGAGAGCGGGGGAACCGAGTTCTAATCTTCTCCCAGATGGTGCGGATGCTGGACATTATTGCAGAGTACTTGGTCATCAAGCACTATCCTTTCCAG CGCTTGGATGGGTCAATAAAAGGAGAAATAAGAAAACAAGCACTCGATCACTTTAATGCTGAAGGTTCTGAG GACTTCTGTTTCCTGCTGTCCACACGAGCGGGTGGCTTGGGCATTAATCTCGCCTCGGCTGACACAGTGGTTATCTTTGACTCTGACTGGAACCCCCAGAACGACCTGCAGGCACAGGCCAGGGCACACAGGATTGGTCAGAAGAAGCAG GTAAACATTTATCGTCTGGTAACAAAGGGGACAGTAGAGGAAGAAATTATTGAACGAGCCAAGAAAAAGATGGTTTTGGACCATCTTGTGATCCAGAGAATGGACACTACGGGACGCACAGTATTGGACAACGGCTCAGGAACCTCAAA TTCAAATCCATTCAACAAGGAGGAGCTGACTGCAATCTTAAAGTTCGGAGCAGAGGACCTTTTCAAGGAAGCTGAAGGAGAAGAGTCTGAACCTCAG GAATTGGACATTGATGAAATCTTACGGCTGGCTGAAACCAGAGAAAGTGAATCGTCAGTGAGCGCCACTGATGAACTGCTGTCTCAATTCAAG GTAGCTAACTTCTCCACTATGGAAGAAAGTGTGCCCGAGTTGGAGGAGAGGCACCCCAGGGACTGGGATGACATCATCCCAGAGGATCAGAGGAGGAagatagaggaggaggagaagcaaAGGGAAATGGAGGACGTCTACATGCTGCCGCGAAGCAGGAGCTCCAACAAGAAG GCTCAGGCAAATGACAGCGACTCAGATGTTGGTTCAAAGTTAAAGCAGCAGAGGTCATCCGGGTCAGAAAGTGAAACGGATGACAGTGACGATGACAAAAAGCCTAAGCGCAAGGGGAGACCTCGGACACGGAAAAACAATGTGGAGGGGTTCACCGACGCAGAGATTCGAAG gtttatcAAGGCTTACAAAAAGTTTGGAGCCCCCCTTGATAG GTTGGAAGCCATTGCCCGGGATGCAGAGCTGGTGGATAAGTCTGTAGCTGACCTGAAGCGTTTGGGAGAGCTGATTCACAGCAGCTGCGTAGCAGCGGTGCAAGAACATGAGGAGCACTTGAAAGAAAACCCAAACGAGG TTAAAGGACCAGGAAAACGCAGGGGTATTACAATCAAGATTTCGGGTGTCCAGGTCAATGCCAAATCCATTATTCAGCATGAGGAGGAGTTTGGGCCATTTCATAAAGCCATACCTGTTGATCTTGAAGAAAGGAAAAA GTTTCAATTGACCTGTCGCGTGAAGGCATCCCATTTCGATGTAGAGTGGGGCATAGAGGATGATGCTCAGTTGTTGCTGGGGGTCTATGAATATGGTTATGGCAACTGGGATTTAATAAAAACTGACCCAGATCTCACACTGGGCAGTAAG ATTCTTCCAGATGACCCTCAAAAGAAGCCTCAAGCGAAACAGTTACAGTCTAGAGTGGATTACCTCATCAAGCTGCTAAAGAAGGAACTTGAAAATAAGGATCTGCAAGGGGCAGAG ACCAAAGTAAAGAGGAGGAAACCACGAGTGAAGAAGGAGAACAAGGCTCCGAAGGATGAACACGGAAATGACATTTCATCTCCTCGGCTTTCTGACAATCCTTCTGAGGAAGGGGAGGTCAAG GATGATGGCACAGAAAAGAGTCCAACAAAGAAGAAACCAAAAAAGAaggataataaagaaaataaggaaAAACAGGGAGCACCCAAGAAAGATAAAGATGGGGAAAAGgagaaaaagaaatcaaaactgaaaaaagaaaag acTAAATCTGCCAGTAAAGGGAAGAAGTCTCAAGGGCCTGTCCACATTACTGCAGGGAGTGAGCCGGTCCCTATTGGAGAGGAAGACGACGAACTCGACCAGGAGACATTCAGCGTT TGCAAGGAGAGAATGAGACCAGTGAAAAAGGCTCTGAAGCAGCTGGATAAACCTGATGAAGGCCTGTCAGTTCAAGAGCAGCTCCAGCACACTCGCACCTGCTTGCTGAAGATTGGAGATCGTATCACAGAGTGCCTTAAAGCCTACACTGACACGGAGCAGGTCAAAACCTGGAGGAG GAACCTCTGGATTTTTGTATCTAAATTTACAGAGTTTGATGCCAGGAAGCTTCACAAGCTGTATAAGATGGCACAGAAGAAGCGATCACAAGAAGAGGAG AAGGGACATAAAAAGAAGGAGGACCCCTGTGGAAGTAAAAAGCCATTTCTAACGGAGCCCTCTGGTTCCAGTCGAGAATCCATGGGCTCCCAGACACCCCAGAAACCACACTTGCCTCTCTCTCATCCCACACAGCACCACAGGGACAACTACAGCCAGCCAAGCAAGAGACATTTTAATAATGCAG ATCGAGGTGACTGGCCAAGAGATCGCAAATACAGTTACCCAGGAAACAGTAATCAGCCATGGGCAGGTGACAGGCATCACCAGTATGACCAGCATCGGTATAAGGAACACCATTACAATGACCGCCGACCTCATGGTGAACCCTATCGGAGTTCCAATAACTATCGATCAAGCGGCTCACCCCGCAAGCGGCAGTATGACCAGTACAGCAACGATCGAGAGCACCGGAGAAGCAGGGACTACTATGAGAG gcACCAAGATCCCAAACGGCGAAGAGTAGATGACTTCAGATCACAAACCTACCACCAGGGTGGCAGTCATCCACAGGACTTCAGGAGGATGCCTGACCATAGATCCCAGATGGGCAACCATAGCCAAGGGGCATCCGAACATCACCGGACATTCCACCCAGAGAAACCTGGGAACTACAAACCCCCTCCTCTGGCAACTCCTGTTTTGATGGACCCCCGTTCCCCTCAGTCTCAAAAATCTCCTCATGACTCCCGGTCGCCCTCTAGACAGGTTTCTGGAATATAA